One segment of Monomorium pharaonis isolate MP-MQ-018 chromosome 6, ASM1337386v2, whole genome shotgun sequence DNA contains the following:
- the LOC105830063 gene encoding uncharacterized protein LOC105830063 has translation MAVPYKSPEVNTTLSKEEIHKRFQDTAKIIFQEEQDRKKELVNYLSIGNSRKTIVYSNNGNDPVIIRRPADYANAHSSQTSQEHHKPNDCMIT, from the exons ATGGCTGTGCCTTATAAATCTCCAGAGGTGAACACTACTTTGAGCAAGGAAGAGATTCATAAGAGATTCCAAGATACCGCGAAGATTATATTTCAG gaGGAACAagacagaaagaaagaacTCGTCAACTACCTTAGTATTGGTAACAGTCGCAAAACAATAGTATATAGTAACAATGGAAATGATCCCGTTATCATACGCAGACCTGCAGATTATGCGAATGCTCACTCATCGCAGACGTCACAAGAACATCACAAACCAAACGATTGTATGATAacgtaa
- the LOC105830062 gene encoding autophagy protein 5 has product MANDREVLREIWDGKIPICFTLNSEEISDLQGPDPFYLMVSRLSYFPLCTEKVRKHFIRHIQSDSKQEHEMWLEFNGIPLKWHYPIGVLLDIYFNDIQLPWNIVVHFDKFPENVLMHCQNKEVVEAHFLSCIKEADVLKHRGQIVSSMQKKDHTQLWNGIMNDKFDQFWSVNGRLMETNTEEGFKYIPFRCYTSEDKYIQRLVKPINEEGQRKTLKHLLNEVFPDQENVTVRTHGIVPPLETPLQWMSEHLSYPDNFLHLIVVTL; this is encoded by the exons atggCAAACGACAGGGAGGTACTTCGAGAAATCTGGGATGGCAAGATCCCAATCTGTTTTACTCTCAACTCTGAGGAAATTAGCGATTTACAAGGACCAGATCCATTTTATCTGATGGTATCTAGATTAAGTTATTTTCCACTTTGTACAGAGAAG GTTCGGAAACATTTCATACGACATATACAAAGCGACAGTAAACAGGAGCACGAGATGTGGCTAGAATTCAATGGAATACCATTAAAGTGGCATTATCCAATTGGTGTTCTACtggatatttatttcaatgacATTCAGTTACCTTGGAACATTGTCGTCCACTTTGATAAGTTTCCAGAGAATGTTCTAATGCACTGTCAAAACAA agaaGTTGTAGAGGCACATTTTCTCTCTTGTATAAAAGAAGCTGATGTTTTGAAACATAGAGGCCAAATTGTCTCTAGTATGCAGAAAAAGGATCACACCCAGTTATGGAATGGTATTATGAATGATAAATTCGATCAGTTCTGGTCGGTGAATGGTAGGCTTATGGAAACCAATACTGAAGAgggatttaaatatataccttTTCGTTGCTATACAAGTGAagataaatacatacaaagaCTTGTAAAACCAATAAATGAAGAGGGCCAAAGAAAGACTttgaaacatttgttaaatgAAGTATTCCCAGATCAAGAAAATG TTACAGTGCGCACCCATGGCATTGTGCCACCATTAGAGACGCCGCTTCAATGGATGTCAGAACATTTAAGCTATCCAGATAACTTCCTACACTTAATCGTagttacattgtaa